Genomic DNA from Leptospira venezuelensis:
AACAAGTTCAGCCTGGTCTTTAGAAAAGAAAGATCTAGCAAGCAAGTAAGGTTGGAGAGACCAAATTCCCATTTGAGAACGAAATCTGGAAAGATGAGCTTCTAAACTTTCTGCAATTCCTAAATCCACAATGGATTTAAAATATCTATCGATGAATTCTTCTGCGATCAAAACACCGTCATGCACTTCTCTACCAAATAATTTGCTGGATTGTGCATATCTGGTCCAAGCCTCAGTCCGAAGTTGCAGAATAATATGATTCGCTCTCAATGAGCCGTCAGTCAAATGATCATCTAAAGAATGAAGTAATAACGCAGAAGAATGAGATTCAAGCAGTAAGGTAAGCCAAGGATTTTCCCAAGGCAAACCATGGGCGGATTCGTTAATCCAATACAAGATAGAATAACTTGGGCTATAATACTTTCTTAAAAAATTAAACCCTTCCGATACGGTATTTTGCGAATATTTATATAAAAATAAGACCGCCTCTGTCCTAAGAGAAATTGGCAATCCATAACAAATACTTAAAGCGGAACGATTCAGTAACTTACAGAATTCCTCCACCTCTCCGTGGTTATCCGAAAGACCAAAATCAAGCCTTTGCATGGCCACATTTTGGAGAAATTTCTTTTTTTTACCATTTATTTACTTTCTTCTAAGAAATTTTTGT
This window encodes:
- a CDS encoding class 1 isoprenoid biosynthesis enzyme — its product is MQRLDFGLSDNHGEVEEFCKLLNRSALSICYGLPISLRTEAVLFLYKYSQNTVSEGFNFLRKYYSPSYSILYWINESAHGLPWENPWLTLLLESHSSALLLHSLDDHLTDGSLRANHIILQLRTEAWTRYAQSSKLFGREVHDGVLIAEEFIDRYFKSIVDLGIAESLEAHLSRFRSQMGIWSLQPYLLARSFFSKDQAELVKRMYEFFGVAWRLLDDYQDLKEDLENEDISSMIYFLPEDKRRDWKRDNQQEILGILKENQLERQISDLINSYLNEASKLAEELHLSQYSNSLLSLKITEPSRA